A section of the Jannaschia sp. S6380 genome encodes:
- a CDS encoding DUF4365 domain-containing protein, with protein MAKKISRSGIKGEQGIAHIRKVVAAMEYLIYETGGVEAGIDGSIEIRDPETGEVANQIVQFQSKATGNRLPGDSEAGFHWPCDERDIDYWTFGTAPVVLIVVDLTKDRAYWKDVRTWFADPQNRASRKVQFDKTADLFTAEAARALREVAATARPGSYYSAPRRSEELTTNLLRVSAMATTLYWAPTDAKSVGEFWRRLKERDPYPPREAILRGGAVLSFRNLDAPPWREVCDTGAMEEFDVSEWALSDDPDRERDFVDLLNRAMKQMVSRDMLYDRDHYAMYFRPNPGKRDRKITYFAEKKNADRFVAKQYKGFWRHSAFKWQFIRIADDWFVQITPTYHFTRDGREKDGYGGEHLSKIKRMEWNPDVRGQFGMWRAYLCVDEQEDMFRQPYPYLTFAPADKLVADFGVPDDLWKPVRATPADTEGLLL; from the coding sequence TTGGCCAAGAAGATTTCCCGTTCGGGGATAAAAGGTGAACAGGGCATCGCGCACATCCGCAAGGTCGTGGCCGCTATGGAATACCTGATCTACGAGACCGGCGGGGTGGAGGCCGGTATCGACGGCTCTATCGAAATCCGCGACCCGGAAACGGGCGAGGTGGCCAATCAGATCGTCCAATTCCAGAGCAAGGCCACCGGCAACCGCCTGCCCGGAGACTCCGAGGCGGGCTTCCACTGGCCCTGCGACGAGCGCGACATCGACTACTGGACGTTCGGCACCGCGCCCGTGGTGCTGATCGTGGTCGATCTGACCAAAGATCGCGCCTACTGGAAGGACGTGCGGACGTGGTTCGCCGATCCGCAGAACCGCGCCAGCCGCAAGGTGCAGTTCGACAAGACCGCCGACCTGTTCACCGCCGAGGCCGCGCGGGCACTGCGCGAGGTGGCCGCGACCGCGCGCCCCGGCAGCTACTATTCCGCGCCGCGCCGGAGCGAAGAGCTGACGACCAACCTGCTGCGCGTATCTGCTATGGCCACGACGCTGTACTGGGCTCCGACCGACGCGAAGAGCGTTGGTGAATTCTGGCGCAGGTTGAAGGAACGCGACCCCTATCCGCCGAGGGAGGCCATCCTGCGCGGAGGGGCGGTACTCTCGTTCCGCAATCTGGACGCTCCGCCGTGGCGCGAGGTCTGCGACACCGGCGCGATGGAAGAGTTCGACGTTTCGGAGTGGGCGCTGTCAGACGACCCGGACAGGGAACGGGACTTCGTGGACCTGCTGAATCGCGCCATGAAGCAGATGGTCAGCCGCGACATGCTCTACGACCGAGACCACTACGCGATGTACTTCCGCCCGAACCCCGGCAAGCGGGATCGCAAGATCACCTACTTCGCGGAAAAGAAGAACGCCGACCGCTTCGTGGCGAAGCAGTACAAGGGGTTCTGGCGGCACTCGGCGTTCAAGTGGCAATTCATCCGCATCGCGGACGACTGGTTCGTGCAGATTACGCCGACCTATCACTTCACCCGCGACGGCAGGGAGAAGGACGGCTACGGCGGCGAACACCTGTCGAAGATCAAGCGCATGGAATGGAACCCCGACGTGCGCGGGCAATTCGGCATGTGGCGCGCCTACCTGTGCGTCGACGAGCAGGAAGACATGTTCCGGCAACCGTACCCGTATCTGACGTTCGCGCCCGCCGACAAGCTAGTGGCGGACTTCGGCGTTCCCGACGACCTATGGAAGCCCGTGCGCGCCACCCCGGCAGATACGGAGGGGCTGCTGCTGTGA
- a CDS encoding RNA-directed DNA polymerase produces the protein MIPATQKVIVSPKPLRSTCRRGALRGLVVTIDAGSVTWAIDFVADHSDGDLFPKLLEMRAATSLKGELVSALSGKDLNQLEPSASRRFIVPKDEISYRQATQLDPQDAIILSAIAHQFGAGIEQRRLPEDTVFSYRFQPTQEHGLYQSQSGWNDFWAKAKELSATSSVVLYCDIADFYNQIYHHVVENQLIASGFPNQATKWVIKLLESTTAGVSRGVPVGPHAIHLFAEASLIPVDNSLSAQGLSFLRYADDILVFCSSHSRARKALNLVAKVLDQQQRLTLQRHKTRFMAPADFATLSNSMVEDRPINRNERRLLSLIKRYSGGNPYKTISYNSVSPEDWSKLRKSDIAGIISEYLDTVPTDFIRLRWFYRRLAQIGHPGAIEVSIERISELTPCLAGICNYLASVQSVEQEDWVGIGRNLLGLVTDDEFRENEYFRLSLLSLFSRNPTLNHISDLIGLFQHADPFIRREIILAARNGGGVDWLRELKDSFAQMDIWQRRAFIYSCSELPADEKKYFLGRFPQERAFDKVLAKWAKS, from the coding sequence GTGATCCCCGCCACCCAGAAAGTCATTGTTTCTCCAAAGCCTTTGCGCTCAACTTGTCGAAGAGGGGCTTTGAGAGGACTCGTTGTGACCATTGATGCAGGTTCGGTCACCTGGGCAATCGACTTTGTTGCGGATCATTCCGACGGCGATCTGTTTCCGAAGCTTTTGGAAATGAGGGCCGCGACAAGCCTGAAGGGTGAACTCGTTTCCGCGTTGTCAGGAAAGGATTTGAACCAGCTAGAACCAAGCGCCTCGCGGCGCTTCATTGTCCCAAAGGATGAAATATCGTATCGGCAGGCTACACAACTCGATCCGCAAGATGCGATAATCCTATCGGCCATCGCCCATCAATTTGGAGCCGGGATCGAGCAGAGGCGACTGCCGGAAGACACAGTGTTCAGCTATCGCTTCCAGCCCACTCAGGAACATGGATTATACCAAAGCCAATCTGGCTGGAATGATTTTTGGGCAAAAGCAAAGGAATTAAGCGCGACAAGTAGTGTGGTTCTGTACTGCGACATTGCCGACTTCTACAACCAGATTTACCACCACGTTGTGGAGAATCAGCTAATCGCGTCTGGCTTTCCGAACCAAGCAACGAAATGGGTGATCAAACTACTGGAAAGTACGACCGCAGGCGTCTCGCGAGGTGTCCCGGTTGGCCCGCACGCCATACATCTCTTTGCCGAGGCCTCGCTGATTCCGGTCGATAACAGTTTGAGCGCACAGGGCTTATCATTTCTGCGATACGCTGACGACATCCTTGTTTTCTGTAGTTCACATAGCAGGGCGCGCAAAGCGTTGAACCTTGTTGCGAAAGTGCTCGATCAACAACAGCGTCTCACACTCCAGCGGCACAAGACCCGATTTATGGCCCCGGCGGATTTCGCCACTCTAAGCAACAGCATGGTGGAGGACCGGCCAATCAATCGAAATGAACGGCGGCTTCTAAGTCTTATAAAGAGGTACTCTGGCGGGAATCCATATAAGACGATTTCGTACAATTCGGTCTCGCCCGAAGACTGGTCCAAGCTACGGAAGTCGGATATCGCAGGAATCATATCCGAGTACCTCGACACTGTACCTACCGACTTCATTCGTCTTCGCTGGTTTTATCGTCGGCTCGCCCAGATAGGCCATCCTGGTGCCATCGAAGTATCTATCGAGCGGATTTCTGAACTAACACCGTGTCTCGCAGGAATCTGTAACTACCTTGCATCCGTACAGAGTGTCGAACAAGAGGACTGGGTGGGTATCGGGCGGAACTTGCTTGGCTTGGTAACAGACGATGAATTTCGAGAGAATGAGTATTTTCGCCTTTCCTTGCTGAGCTTGTTTTCGCGCAATCCGACGCTTAATCACATCTCTGATCTGATTGGCCTTTTTCAGCATGCTGACCCATTTATCAGGCGAGAGATCATCCTCGCCGCCAGAAACGGTGGAGGCGTTGACTGGCTTCGCGAACTAAAAGATTCTTTTGCACAAATGGACATCTGGCAACGAAGAGCGTTTATCTATTCCTGCTCTGAGCTGCCCGCAGATGAGAAGAAGTATTTTCTTGGACGTTTTCCGCAAGAAAGAGCTTTCGACAAAGTGCTTGCGAAGTGGGCCAAGTCCTAA
- a CDS encoding AAA family ATPase, with translation MSPEEITDAIKSGIDPYADAIDGTAVRQALHPPLTDLLCAIHLARWFSDSDPLIGPFPPGLTLIRVADLALRDRLEDAMQLVLPFAWEALTPGPKSFPDNAVLVTLEKASSFSKSDPREKFRESLDDALAKGLGVVALATEPSDLSEGGRMLLVRDVTWPVFDGGAVIELLRATHSATGEVAEAELRARLSENGKIANLPWPVVNHAFHARTSLIVADRLSAARLPANPTPRRTLDDVCGLPEVTGELRHLVEDVREWQADQLDWSDVSASILLHGPPGTGKTMIAEALAGSAGATFVSTSYAEAQKAGHLGDYLRTMGQQVDSAIANAPSVFFLDELDSYRARHKSGNHFSSYMHSVVNGLLEQLTKLNEAPGVIVIAATNHPNIIDPALIRAGRFDKKIAIGSPKKDGIEAILSGHLGTDAIPLGDLSLRLVGLSGADVAAIARAAKGAARRAREPLALCHVLAVVDQRVSNPDLEHIRRKAIHEAGHAVVGHVLGLKSGHRIFVAAVGGGYDSPVPPVMTPDMADRELAMRMGGRVAEVTFLGSVSTGSGGSEHSDLGGATDLAIDLEQEYGFGSSLLYSPVAPGDRHRMPDELRDRVERRLRGAEECARAVVEANRHLVERVADALIEHRELDGDELLRLLTRDEVDRPIEEAS, from the coding sequence ATGTCGCCGGAGGAAATCACAGACGCGATCAAATCCGGCATCGATCCCTACGCCGACGCCATCGACGGCACAGCCGTACGTCAGGCCCTTCATCCGCCGCTCACGGACCTTCTCTGCGCGATCCATCTCGCGCGCTGGTTCTCGGACAGTGATCCGTTGATCGGGCCGTTTCCCCCTGGGCTGACGCTGATCCGGGTCGCAGATCTCGCGCTGCGGGATCGGCTCGAGGACGCGATGCAGCTCGTCCTACCGTTTGCGTGGGAAGCGCTAACGCCTGGACCGAAGTCATTCCCGGACAATGCCGTGCTCGTTACCCTCGAGAAGGCGAGCAGCTTCAGCAAGTCGGACCCGCGCGAGAAGTTCCGCGAGAGCCTGGACGACGCGCTCGCGAAGGGCCTTGGCGTCGTCGCCCTTGCTACGGAACCGTCGGACCTCTCCGAGGGCGGCCGCATGCTGCTTGTCCGGGATGTCACTTGGCCCGTGTTCGACGGCGGCGCCGTCATCGAACTCCTCCGCGCAACCCACAGTGCCACTGGCGAGGTTGCTGAGGCCGAACTCCGTGCGCGTTTGTCCGAGAATGGCAAAATTGCCAATCTGCCGTGGCCTGTCGTGAACCACGCATTTCACGCCAGGACGAGCTTAATCGTCGCAGACCGCCTCTCTGCAGCCCGGCTCCCGGCCAATCCGACGCCGCGGCGCACGCTGGACGATGTCTGTGGGCTGCCCGAGGTCACTGGCGAGCTACGGCACCTCGTCGAGGATGTCCGGGAATGGCAGGCCGACCAGCTCGATTGGTCCGACGTCTCCGCCAGCATCCTGCTCCATGGACCGCCCGGCACGGGCAAGACGATGATCGCGGAAGCCCTCGCCGGAAGTGCTGGAGCAACCTTCGTTTCCACGTCCTATGCCGAGGCGCAAAAAGCCGGACATCTGGGCGATTATCTCCGGACAATGGGGCAGCAGGTCGATAGCGCCATCGCCAACGCGCCGTCGGTCTTTTTTCTCGACGAACTCGACAGTTACCGTGCGCGCCATAAGTCCGGGAACCATTTCTCGAGCTATATGCATTCCGTGGTCAATGGACTGTTGGAGCAGTTGACGAAGCTCAACGAGGCCCCGGGCGTCATCGTCATCGCAGCAACCAACCACCCCAACATCATCGACCCAGCCCTGATCCGCGCAGGTCGTTTCGATAAGAAAATCGCCATCGGCTCCCCGAAAAAAGATGGTATCGAGGCCATCCTGTCCGGACATCTCGGAACAGACGCGATCCCCCTTGGCGACCTGTCGCTCCGTCTCGTCGGCCTGTCCGGTGCAGACGTCGCGGCCATTGCGCGCGCAGCGAAGGGAGCGGCGCGGCGAGCGCGGGAGCCCCTCGCGCTCTGCCACGTCCTCGCCGTCGTCGATCAACGCGTGTCAAACCCCGACCTGGAGCACATCCGCCGGAAGGCTATCCATGAGGCCGGTCACGCCGTGGTCGGCCATGTTCTCGGACTCAAGTCCGGACACCGCATCTTCGTGGCCGCCGTCGGCGGCGGCTACGACTCGCCCGTTCCTCCGGTCATGACCCCGGACATGGCCGATCGCGAATTGGCCATGCGGATGGGCGGCCGGGTCGCGGAAGTCACTTTCCTCGGATCGGTATCAACGGGATCGGGCGGCAGTGAACACTCCGACCTTGGCGGAGCCACTGACCTCGCAATCGACCTTGAGCAAGAGTACGGCTTCGGATCGTCTCTTCTCTACAGCCCAGTGGCCCCGGGGGATCGCCACCGGATGCCGGACGAACTGCGGGACCGTGTCGAACGGCGTTTGCGCGGGGCCGAGGAATGCGCACGCGCCGTTGTTGAAGCCAATCGGCACCTCGTTGAACGCGTCGCCGACGCGCTCATCGAACACCGCGAGCTCGACGGAGACGAGCTGCTCCGGCTCCTCACCCGCGACGAGGTAGATCGCCCCATCGAGGAGGCGTCTTGA
- a CDS encoding DUF6634 family protein, producing MLDPRPFQNYGLLVRMHDWLTDPVPEDLSSAPKLSDYTIAVDGMGLLRLVAQVCGHPRLGDSWITTSPIWQIDPQGMFARTSSRWYRLSGGFRESIEANADPKTIAMAEQFLSTTDAIAHLGYIRSIVDRELRRRAN from the coding sequence ATGCTCGACCCGCGCCCGTTCCAAAACTACGGCCTTCTTGTCCGCATGCACGACTGGCTAACTGATCCTGTTCCGGAAGACCTGTCATCCGCGCCTAAACTGTCGGACTACACCATCGCGGTAGATGGCATGGGCCTGCTGCGCCTCGTCGCCCAAGTTTGCGGCCACCCACGGCTTGGCGACAGCTGGATCACCACCAGCCCAATCTGGCAGATCGACCCGCAAGGAATGTTCGCGAGGACATCCAGCCGTTGGTATCGACTGTCCGGAGGGTTCCGGGAAAGCATAGAAGCCAACGCAGACCCCAAGACTATAGCGATGGCCGAACAATTTCTGTCGACGACAGATGCTATCGCCCACTTGGGTTACATCCGATCAATAGTAGACAGGGAGCTTCGTAGACGAGCCAACTAG
- a CDS encoding extensin family protein, giving the protein MIRQPLSCLAAFLIFAGSPLMAQDSAPETSPEPVQRPPDEGADTETDAAGEVEADGDAAPEAEDALPGLPEEAGPSVRETLKLDDADYAACLAALDEMGTVYSEVEPIVPEEDADCGILRPIEVTEILPGIVVEPPATVRCPTARSLADWTQDFVLPAAERLNRGAVTALQNGTGYNCRRRNNQPDGKLSEHAFGNAFDLMGFTFSAGDPLPIVPRARDGTMEESFQDAVRAAACVDFATVLGPGSDPYHDDHLHIDIKARNSGFRLCEQGAGEGD; this is encoded by the coding sequence ATGATCCGACAACCGCTCTCCTGCCTCGCCGCCTTCCTGATCTTTGCCGGATCGCCGTTGATGGCACAGGACTCGGCGCCCGAGACCTCGCCCGAACCGGTGCAGCGACCGCCGGACGAAGGTGCCGATACTGAGACAGACGCTGCCGGTGAGGTCGAAGCGGACGGCGATGCCGCCCCCGAGGCGGAAGACGCCTTGCCGGGACTGCCAGAAGAGGCGGGTCCTTCCGTCCGCGAGACGTTGAAGCTGGACGATGCCGACTACGCGGCCTGCCTCGCCGCGCTCGACGAGATGGGTACGGTCTATTCCGAGGTCGAGCCGATCGTGCCCGAGGAGGACGCCGATTGCGGAATCCTGCGGCCGATCGAGGTGACCGAGATCCTGCCTGGTATCGTGGTCGAGCCGCCGGCTACGGTACGCTGCCCGACGGCCCGGAGCCTTGCCGATTGGACGCAGGATTTCGTCCTGCCCGCCGCCGAACGCCTGAACCGAGGAGCCGTCACGGCGCTGCAGAACGGTACGGGCTACAACTGCCGGCGCCGCAACAACCAGCCCGACGGCAAGCTGTCGGAACATGCGTTCGGCAATGCCTTCGACCTGATGGGGTTCACCTTCTCGGCCGGCGATCCGTTGCCCATCGTGCCGCGCGCCCGCGACGGCACCATGGAGGAGTCGTTCCAAGACGCTGTCCGCGCGGCCGCCTGCGTGGATTTCGCCACGGTTCTGGGACCGGGGTCGGACCCCTATCACGATGACCACCTGCATATCGACATCAAGGCACGGAACTCGGGCTTCCGCCTGTGCGAACAGGGCGCGGGCGAGGGGGACTGA
- a CDS encoding L,D-transpeptidase, giving the protein MRTSLAATLATVCLALPAAALTPDDIRGATYGGGDLPDGQSGLTVQVQVLLDRAGISPGIIDGYKGGMSESALKAFEAREGFEVDGILDPEVWDALGGGSADPVIQPYTVTEEDASGLVAEIPDHVAKKAEMEKLGYVRVSEKLAERFHMDEDVLVALNPDAAFQPGETITVAAPGPRLEADVARIEIRKSDRRAVAFDADGEMITSYPVAIGSDGTPSPSGTMEITATAMDPTYTYDPDVNFKTDGVDEALTLPPGPNGPVGTVWLDLSKPTYGLHGTDTPAKLFEHRSHGCVRFANWDIEELAHLVEQGTQVEFME; this is encoded by the coding sequence ATGAGAACCAGTTTAGCCGCCACTCTGGCCACCGTTTGCTTGGCCCTGCCTGCGGCCGCCTTGACGCCCGACGACATCCGCGGCGCGACCTATGGCGGTGGCGACCTGCCGGATGGGCAATCGGGGCTGACGGTCCAGGTTCAGGTCCTTCTGGACCGCGCCGGTATCTCGCCCGGGATCATCGACGGCTACAAGGGCGGGATGAGCGAAAGCGCCCTGAAGGCATTCGAGGCGCGGGAGGGGTTTGAGGTCGACGGTATCCTCGACCCGGAGGTCTGGGATGCCCTTGGCGGCGGGTCTGCCGATCCGGTGATCCAGCCTTACACGGTGACGGAGGAGGATGCGTCCGGCCTCGTGGCGGAGATCCCGGACCACGTGGCGAAGAAGGCCGAGATGGAAAAACTGGGATATGTTCGCGTGTCAGAGAAGCTGGCCGAGCGGTTCCATATGGACGAGGACGTGCTGGTCGCCCTGAACCCGGACGCCGCCTTCCAACCCGGCGAGACGATCACCGTCGCCGCACCCGGCCCGCGGCTGGAGGCCGACGTCGCGCGGATCGAGATCCGCAAATCCGACCGCCGCGCGGTGGCCTTCGACGCCGATGGCGAGATGATCACCAGCTATCCCGTCGCGATCGGCTCGGACGGCACGCCGTCGCCCAGCGGCACCATGGAGATCACGGCGACCGCGATGGATCCGACCTATACGTACGACCCGGACGTGAATTTCAAGACCGACGGCGTGGACGAGGCGCTGACATTGCCCCCGGGGCCGAACGGGCCGGTCGGAACGGTCTGGTTGGATCTGTCCAAACCGACCTACGGCCTGCACGGGACGGACACGCCCGCCAAGCTGTTCGAACACCGCAGCCACGGCTGCGTGCGTTTCGCGAACTGGGACATCGAGGAACTGGCCCATCTGGTCGAACAGGGAACCCAAGTGGAGTTTATGGAATGA
- a CDS encoding thioesterase family protein, giving the protein MTLPFLTPLDVPTLRAQGVPAPFVFGQADRVRFHELDVLDHVNNARYLSWFETFRIAYLRAYGISDYAGERPVLVLKSVSVDYNAPLHLDDAYIVAGRTRAFRNTSWTMEYGVFAGGRLCASSEAVIVLMESDFVTRKRLPARYTRAFIDRDGARFEG; this is encoded by the coding sequence ATGACGCTGCCTTTCTTGACCCCGCTGGACGTGCCGACGCTGCGGGCACAAGGCGTGCCGGCGCCCTTCGTCTTCGGCCAGGCGGACCGCGTCCGCTTTCACGAGCTGGACGTCCTCGACCACGTCAACAACGCGCGATACCTGTCCTGGTTCGAAACGTTCCGCATCGCCTATCTGCGTGCCTACGGGATCAGCGATTACGCGGGCGAACGGCCGGTGCTGGTGCTCAAATCCGTGTCGGTGGACTACAATGCGCCGCTCCACCTCGACGATGCCTATATCGTCGCGGGACGAACCCGCGCCTTCCGAAACACGTCCTGGACGATGGAATACGGCGTGTTCGCCGGCGGGCGTCTATGCGCGTCGTCCGAGGCGGTGATCGTCCTCATGGAAAGCGATTTCGTGACCCGCAAGCGCCTGCCCGCGCGTTACACCCGCGCCTTCATCGATCGCGACGGCGCGCGGTTCGAAGGCTGA
- the pgi gene encoding glucose-6-phosphate isomerase yields MTIWTALDDLRGMRGARIADLLADESRTDRMVRQSGPFLFDMSKTSITGPALDRLLSVADIVPDRRDAMFDGARINETEGRAVLHTALRGERSVTVDGADVMAEVGTTLDRMRDFAGDVRTGVFQAAGGRVTDVVNIGIGGSDLGPAMAVLALAPYHDGPRTHFVSNVDGADWAETVKGLDPATTLVIVASKTFTTIETLTNAETARDWMAETVSDPGAQFAALSSATDKTSAFGIDPSRVFGFEDWVGGRYSVWGPIGLSLMIAIGPGNFDAFLRGARAMDDHFRDAPPADNLPILLALQGLWHHQVCGYPTRAILPYDNRLARLPAYLQQLEMESNGKGVTMAGDPLPGPAGPVVWGEPGTNGQHAFYQLIHQGLEPVPCEFLLAAQGHEPALDHHHRLLIANCLAQSEALLKGRSHAEARAGLAGKYDGAELERQAAHRVFAGNRPSTTLIYPRLDPETLGGIVALYEHRVFAEGVMLGINSFDQWGVELGKELATSLAPLVEDGDLSGKDASTRRLLGQIRDWRS; encoded by the coding sequence ATGACGATCTGGACCGCCTTGGACGATCTGCGCGGGATGCGCGGCGCCCGCATCGCCGATCTTCTGGCCGACGAGAGCCGGACCGACCGCATGGTCCGGCAGAGCGGTCCGTTCCTGTTCGACATGTCCAAGACGTCGATCACCGGGCCCGCCCTCGACCGCCTGCTTTCGGTGGCCGACATCGTGCCGGATCGGCGCGACGCCATGTTCGACGGCGCCCGTATCAACGAGACCGAGGGTCGCGCTGTCCTGCACACCGCGCTGCGCGGTGAGCGGTCGGTGACCGTCGATGGTGCCGATGTCATGGCCGAGGTCGGAACGACGCTGGACCGGATGCGCGATTTTGCCGGCGATGTCCGTACCGGCGTGTTCCAGGCGGCGGGCGGCCGGGTCACCGACGTCGTCAATATCGGGATAGGCGGGTCGGACCTGGGTCCGGCCATGGCGGTGCTTGCGCTTGCGCCCTATCACGACGGGCCGCGGACGCATTTCGTGTCGAATGTCGATGGCGCCGACTGGGCCGAAACGGTCAAGGGGCTGGACCCGGCGACGACCCTCGTCATCGTCGCATCCAAGACCTTCACCACGATCGAGACGCTGACCAATGCCGAGACCGCGCGCGATTGGATGGCCGAGACGGTGTCGGACCCCGGCGCACAGTTCGCCGCGCTGTCATCGGCCACCGACAAGACCTCCGCCTTCGGGATCGATCCGTCGCGGGTCTTCGGGTTCGAGGATTGGGTGGGCGGGCGCTACTCCGTCTGGGGGCCGATCGGGCTGTCGCTGATGATCGCCATAGGGCCGGGCAATTTCGACGCCTTCCTGCGCGGCGCGCGGGCGATGGACGACCATTTCCGCGACGCGCCGCCCGCCGACAACCTGCCGATCCTTCTGGCATTGCAGGGGCTGTGGCATCATCAGGTCTGCGGCTATCCGACCCGCGCGATCCTGCCCTATGACAACCGGCTGGCACGGCTGCCCGCCTATCTGCAGCAGCTGGAGATGGAGTCGAACGGCAAGGGCGTGACGATGGCGGGCGACCCGCTGCCTGGCCCAGCGGGCCCCGTGGTCTGGGGCGAGCCGGGGACAAACGGACAGCACGCGTTCTATCAGTTGATCCATCAGGGTCTGGAGCCCGTCCCATGCGAATTCCTGCTGGCCGCGCAGGGGCATGAACCGGCGCTGGACCATCACCACCGCCTGTTGATCGCGAATTGCCTTGCGCAGTCCGAGGCCCTGCTCAAGGGGCGCAGCCATGCCGAGGCCCGCGCCGGCCTTGCCGGAAAATACGACGGGGCGGAGCTGGAGCGTCAGGCCGCGCATCGCGTCTTCGCCGGCAACCGTCCATCGACCACCCTGATCTATCCGCGCCTCGATCCGGAGACGCTGGGCGGTATCGTCGCCCTCTACGAGCATCGCGTGTTCGCGGAAGGGGTGATGCTGGGCATCAACAGCTTCGATCAATGGGGGGTCGAATTGGGCAAGGAACTGGCGACGTCCCTGGCGCCGTTGGTCGAGGACGGGGACCTGTCCGGAAAGGACGCGTCCACCCGTCGCCTGCTCGGCCAGATCCGCGACTGGCGATCCTGA
- the pgl gene encoding 6-phosphogluconolactonase, whose product MDFRSYPDREMLAMGLADELAAALKNCLLTHDHASFCVPGGSSPGEVFRTLSGVDLEWERVHVFLNDERWVPEGHERSNTSLLKRTLLTDRAASAVHVPMVNDAPTPEDGIPDLSPAFDAELPISVLLLGMGTDGHTASLFPDGDRLRAAMADDAPVLMAMRAEGAEDPRITLTRPVLADAMDTHLLVMGAEKRDVLERARNADPMDMPIAALLGDATVHWAP is encoded by the coding sequence ATGGATTTCCGCAGCTATCCCGACCGCGAGATGCTGGCCATGGGGCTGGCCGACGAATTGGCGGCGGCGCTGAAGAACTGCCTTCTGACGCATGACCATGCGAGCTTCTGCGTGCCCGGCGGCTCCAGCCCCGGCGAGGTGTTCCGCACGCTTTCGGGCGTGGACCTCGAATGGGAACGGGTGCACGTCTTCCTGAACGACGAACGCTGGGTGCCCGAGGGGCATGAGCGGTCGAATACCAGCTTGCTGAAACGGACTTTGCTGACCGACCGCGCCGCGTCCGCGGTGCACGTCCCCATGGTCAACGACGCCCCCACGCCTGAGGACGGCATCCCGGACCTCTCCCCCGCCTTCGACGCGGAACTTCCGATTTCCGTGCTGTTGCTCGGCATGGGCACCGATGGCCACACGGCCAGCCTGTTCCCCGACGGCGACCGCCTGCGTGCGGCGATGGCCGACGATGCGCCTGTCCTGATGGCGATGCGCGCCGAAGGCGCCGAGGATCCGCGGATCACCCTGACGCGCCCTGTGCTGGCAGATGCCATGGACACACATCTGCTGGTGATGGGCGCGGAGAAGCGGGACGTCCTGGAACGGGCGCGGAACGCCGACCCGATGGACATGCCCATCGCCGCGCTGCTGGGCGATGCGACGGTGCATTGGGCGCCCTGA